The following coding sequences lie in one Pempheris klunzingeri isolate RE-2024b chromosome 13, fPemKlu1.hap1, whole genome shotgun sequence genomic window:
- the eif5a2 gene encoding eukaryotic translation initiation factor 5A-2, producing the protein MADVDFNTGDSGASTTYPMQCSALRKNGFVMLKGRPCKIVEMSTSKTGKHGHAKVHLVGIDLFTQKKLEDICPSTHNMDVPNVTRKDYQVIDISDGFLSLMDDNGETREDLRVPEGDMGKEIEKKFNNGEQFMVSVLKALNEENVVGTKAMTS; encoded by the exons ATGGCGGATGTTGATTTCAACACTGGAGACTCTGGGGCCTCCACAACATACCCCATGCAATGCTCTGCATTGAGGAAGAACGGCTTTGTCATGCTGAAAGGACGTCCCTGTAAGATTGTTGAAATGTCTACTTCGAAGACTGGCAAGCATGGGCACGCCAAG GTTCACCTTGTTGGAATTGATCTCTTTACTCAGAAGAAATTGGAGGATATCTGCCCTTCTACTCATAACATGGATGTCCCAAATGTAACAAGGAAAGACTACCAG GTAATTGACATCTCAGATGGTTTCTTGTCCCTGATGGATGACAATGGAGAAACCAGAGAGGACCTCAGAGTTCCAGAGGGAGACATGGGAAAAGAAATCGAGAAGAAGTTCAATAATGGAGAGCAGTTTATG GTCTCTGTATTGAAAGCTTTGAATGAAGAGAACGTCGTTGGCACCAAGGCCATGACTTCTTAA
- the tnika gene encoding TRAF2 and NCK interacting kinase a — MASDSPARSLDEIDLSALRDPAGIFELVELVGNGTYGQVYKGRHVKTGQLAAIKVMDVTGDEEEEIKAEINMLKKYSHHRNIATYYGAFVKKNPPGIDDQLWLVMEFCGAGSVTDLIKNTKGNSLKEEWTAYICREILRGLTHLHQHKVIHRDIKGQNVLLTENAEVKLVDFGVSAQLDRTVGRRNTFIGTPYWMAPEVIACDENPDATYDFKSDLWSLGITAIEMAEGAPPLCDMHPMRALFLIPRNPAPRLKSKKWSKKFQSFIESCLVKSHGQRPSTEQLLKHPFIRDLPNERQVRIQLKDHIDRTKKKRGERDETEYEYSGSEEEDEERDMGEPSSIINIPGESTLRRDFLRLQLANKERSEAQRRQQLEQQQNEEHKRLLLAERQKRIEEQKEQRRRLEEQQQRERELRKQHEREQRRRYEEMEQLRREEERRHAEREQEYKRKQVEEQRQAERLQRQLQQERAYLVSLQQQQQQQQQQQQQQQEGRQAEKKPLYHYKDIINPSDKPAWAKEVEERSKLNRQSSPALQHKVSNRISDPSLPPRSESFSSGGMQPARTPPIHRSIEPQMAHLVPVKTHSSSMSGSQSLQDQTGSALGEGVSTGSPRPEMPRQNSDPTSDTPGPPLRVTGREERDRERDRDRDRDRAAWLREEDIPPKVPQRTTSISPALVRKNSPNGGVGLGPRTGSQLIRASNPDLRRSELSLDAMLQRTSSNSSSSSSPSSQGGSAERRGQTKQEGSPPGANQEAKVKQEEGRESARPSRPADLSALAKELRELRVEEGSRPPVKVTDYSSSSDESDSSDDDGETVGHDGTVAVSDIPRIMPAVQSSGESYGGLTEDSLGDAYNSSKDGTLVMREAEERRRGGHTESNGFGNHSNHGNLPDLVQQSNSPSATPTSALQELSDMAEFGVGGSKASFTPFVDPRVYQTSPSEDDNENSAAAMFANELLRQEQARLNEARKISVVNVNPTNIRPHSDTPEIRKYKKRFNSEILCAALWGVNLLVGTENGLMLLDRSGQGKVYNLITRRRFLQMDVLEGLNVLVTISGKKNKLRVYYLSWLRNRILHNDPEVEKKQGWITVGELEGCVHYKVVKYERIKFLVIALKNSVEIYAWAPKPYHKFMAFKSFTELQHRPQLVDLTVEEGQRLKVIYGSSVGFHVIDVDSGNPYDIYIPSHIQSQVTPHAIVVLPKTDGMEMLLCYEDEGVYVNTYGRITKDVVLQWGEMPTSVAYIHSNQIMGWGEKAIEIRSVETGHLDGVFMHKRAQRLKFLCERNDKVFFASVRSGGSSQVFFMTLNRNSMMNW; from the exons ctggtCATGGAGTTCTGTGGAGCCGGCTCAGTGACAGACTTGATCAAGAACACCAAGGGCAACTCTCTGAAAGAGGAGTGGACCGCTTACATCTGCAGAGAGATTCTCAGG GGTCTGACTCATCTCCATCAGCACAAGGTCATCCACAGAGACATCAAGGGACAGAACGTCCTGCTGACTGAGAACGCAGAGGTCAAACTAG TGGACTTCGGTGTTTCAGCCCAGTTGGACAGAACAGTAGGGAGGAGGAACACGTTTATAGGGACACCATATTGGATGGCACCAGAGGTTATTGCCTGCGACGAGAATCCTGACGCCACCTACGATTTCAAG AGTGATTTATGGTCACTGGGAATCACAGCAATAGAGATGGCTGAAGGAGCACCAC CACTGTGTGATATGCACCCAATGAGAGCCCTCTTCCTCATCCCGCGCAACCCTGCGCCCAGACTCAAGTCAAAGAAGTG GTCGAAGAAATTCCAGTCGTTCATAGAGAGCTGTCTGGTGAAGAGTCATGGCCAGAGACccagcacagagcagctccTCAAGCACCCGTTCATCAGAGATCTGCCCAATGAGAGGCAGGTCCGCATCCAGCTAAAGGATCACATTGACCGCAccaagaagaagagaggagagaggg ATGAGACAGAGTATGAGTACAGTGgcagtgaagaggaggatgaagaaagaGACATGGGCGAACCAAG CTCCATAATCAACATCCCTGGAGAGTCGACCCTGAGGCGGGACTTCCTGCGCCTGCAGCTGGCCAATAAGGAGCGTTCAGAAGCACAGCGGcggcagcagctggagcagcagcagaatgaggAGCACAAGCGCTTACTGTTGGCCGAGAGACAGAAACGCATAGAGGAacagaaggagcagaggaggcggcTGGAGGAG CAACAGCAGCGAGAGCGTGAGCTGAGGAAGCAGCatgagagggagcagaggaggcgcTACGAGGAAATGGAGCAGCTccgcagagaggaggagaggaggcatgcagagagagaacag gaGTACAAACGTAAGCAGGTAGAAGAGCAGCGGCAGGCAGAGCGGCTACAGAGGCAGCTCCAGCAGGAGAGAGCCTACCTGGTGTCtctacaacagcagcagcaacagcagcagcagcagcagcagcagcagcaggagggaaGGCAAGCAGAGAAGAAACCGCTTTATCACTACAAAGATATCATCAATCCTAGTGACAAGCCTGCCTGGGCTAAAGAG GTGGAGGAGCGCTCTAAGCTGAACAGACAGAGCTCCCCAGCGCTCCAGCACAAAGTGTCCAACCGCATCTCcgacccctccctccctccccgctCCGAGTCCTTCAGCAGCGGGGGCATGCAGCCCGCCCGCACCCCACCCATCCACCGCTCCATTGaaccacag ATGGCTCACCTGGTTCCAGTGAAGACCCACTCCAGCTCAATGTCCGGTTCTCAGTCTCTGCAGGACCAGACGGGCTCAGCTCTGGGTGAGGGTGTCAGCACGGGCTCCCCCAGGCCCGAGATGCCCCGCCAGAACTCAGACCCCACTTCTGACACCCCCGGACCTCCACTGCGCGTCACAGGCAGGGAGGAACGGGATCGGGAgcgggacagagacagggatcGGGACAGGGCCGCCTGGCTGAGAGAAGAGGACATCCCACCAAAG GTCCCCCAGAGGACCACTTCCATCTCGCCAGCCTTGgtcaggaagaactcccctaATGGAGGAGTGGGTCTGGGCCCCCGAACAGGTTCTCAGCTCATACGGGCCAG TAACCCAGACCTGCGGCGGTCGGAGCTCTCTCTGGATGCCATGCTGCAAAGAACTTCCTCCAATTCgtcatcttcctcctccccttcatcTCAGGGAGGCTCAGCTGAGAGGAGAG GTCAAACTAAGCAGGAAGGATCCCCTCCAGGAGCCAATCAGGAGGCAAAGGTCAAACAGGAGGAGGGCCGTGAATCAGCCAGGCCTAGCAGACCTGCA gACCTAAGTGCATTGGCTAAGGAGCTCAGAGAATTGAGGGTAGAGGAGGGCAGCAGACCTCCAGTCAAG GTGACTGACTACTCGTCCTCCAGTGACGAATCAGATAGCAGCGATGACGACGGCGAGACAGTGGGGCATGATGGGACTGTTGCTGTTAGCGACATCCCCCGCATCAT gccAGCAGTGCAGAGCAGCGGTGAGTCGTATGGAGGGCTGACAGAGGACTCTTTGGGAGATGCCTATAACAGCTCCAAGGACGGCACTCTAGTGATGAGAGAG gcagaggagaggaggagaggtggtcACACTGAGAGTAATGGGTTTGGGAATCACAGTAACCATGGTAACCTCCCTGACCTTGTGCAACAGAGCAACTCTCCCTCAGCCACACCCACCTCGGCCCTGCAGGAACTGAGCGACATGGCtgag TTTGGTGTGGGCGGCTCCAAAGCGTCCTTCACCCCATTCGTTGATCCACGTGTCTATCAAACCTCCCCAAGTGAAGACGACAATGAGAACTCAGCAGCAG CCATGTTTGCTAATGAGCTGCTGAGGCAGGAGCAGGCTAGACTAAATGAAGCCCGGAAGATCTCTGTGGTCAATGTCAACCCTACCAACATCAGACCCCACAGTGACACACCAGAAATCCGTAAATACAAGAAACGCTTCAACTCTGAGATCCTGTGTGCCGCACTCTGGG gtgtgaaTCTGCTGGTGGGGACAGAGAATGGTCTAATGCTGCTAGACCGAAGTGGACAGGGAAAAGTCTACAATCTGATCACCAGACGGCGCTTCCTACAGATGGATGTGCTGGAGGGGCTCAATGTGCTAGTCACCATATCTG GGAAAAAGAACAAGTTGCGTGTCTACTACCTGTCCTGGCTGAGGAACAGAATATTACACAACGACCCGGAAGTAGAGAAGAAGCAGGGTTGGATTACAGTTGGGGAGCTGGAGGGCTGTGTGCATTATAAAGTTG TAAAATATGAGAGGATTAAGTTCCTGGTGATTGCTCTGAAGAACTCTGTGGAAATTTATGCCTGGGCTCCCAAACCCTACCACAAGTTCATGGCCTTTAAG tcGTTCACTGAGTTGCAGCACCGTCCCCAGCTGGTTGACCTTACTGTGGAGGAAGGTCAGAGGTTAAAGGTCATCTACGGCTCCAGCGTGGGCTTCCATGTCATTGATGTGGACTCGGGCAACCCTTACGACATCTACATCCCTTCACAT ATCCAGAGCCAGGTGACGCCCCATGCCATCGTGGTGCTCCCTAAGACCGATGGAATGGAGATGCTGCTGTGTTACGAGGACGAGGGCGTCTACGTCAACACCTACGGTCGTATCACCAAGGACGTGGTGCTACAGTGGGGAGAGATGCCTACCTCTGTTG CCTATATCCATTCTAATCAGATTATGGGCTGGGGTGAGAAAGCCATAGAGATCCGGTCTGTGGAAACAGGTCATCTGGATGGAGTCTTCATGCACAAGAGAGCCCAGAGACTCAAATTCCTTTGTGAGCGGAACGACAAG gtATTCTTTGCATCGGTGCGTTCGGGAGGTAGCAGCCAAGTTTTCTTCATGACCCTCAACAGAAACTCTATGATGAACTGGTGA
- the slc2a2 gene encoding solute carrier family 2, facilitated glucose transporter member 2, with protein MESGKQLTGTLAVAVFTAVLGSLQYGYSLGVINAPQKVIEKHYGRSLGVWDERATDLSENSSEEGEFSDAGQHPAVVMYWSLSVAIFSIGGMLSSFLVGYVGDLRGRVKGMLMVNVLAVTAGLLMGLCKMWKPHIMVILGRAVMGLYCGLTSGLVPMYVGEIAPKAYRGALGTLHQLAIVIGILISQVIGLDFVLGNDDMWPLLLGLSGAPAVFQSFLLFLCPESPRYLYIVLGKEQEARKSLHRLKGAYDPTPDLEEMRREKEEADKEAKISILSLIRSSVYRQQLLVALMMHLSQQLSGINAIFYYSTAIFDRAGVGQPVYATIGVGAINAFFTLVSVMLVDKAGRRTLTVAGLAGMCCCAVAMTVGLRFQSEYSWMSYVSMSAIFLFVSFFEIGPGPIPWFIVAELFSQGPRPAAIALSGCCNWTSNFIIGMTFPYIQAWLDCYVFILFAVLLLGFTVFTYLRVPETKGKTFEEIAAVFQKGRKKLAQSPKEATELEQLKTSTDA; from the exons ATGGAGTCGGGGAAG CAGCTAACAGGCACATTGGCCGTGGCTGTGTTCACTGCAGTTCTGGGGTCCCTCCAGTATGGCTACAGTCTTGGTGTCATCAACGCACCCCAGAAG GTCATTGAAAAGCATTATGGACGGTCCCTGGGAGTGTGGGACGAGAGGGCCACTGACCTGTCAGAAAACAGTTCAGAAGAAGGAGAGTTCTCAGACGCAGGACAACACCCTGCCGTCGTCATGTACTGGTCATTGTCAGTGGCTATCTTCTCCATCGGGGGCATGTTATCCTCCTTCCTGGTGGGATATGTGGGCGACCTGAGAGGGAG GGTAAAGGGAATGCTAATGGTCAATGTTCTGGCTGTAACCGCTGGACTGCTGATGGGTCTTTGCAAGATGTGGAAACCTCACATCATGGTCATTCTCGGCCGTGCAGTTATGGGCCTTTACTGTG ggttGACATCTGGGCTTGTGCCTATGTACGTTGGAGAGATTGCACCAAAGGCTTACAGAGGGGCTCTGGGAACATTACACCAGCTGGCTATCGTCATTGGCATCCTAATCAGCCAG gTAATAGGCTTGGACTTTGTACTTGGTAATGATGATATGTGGCCCCTGTTGCTTGGCCTGTCTGGAGCGCCAGCAGTATTCCAATCCTTTCTGCTGTTCCTATGTCCTGAGAGCCCACGGTACCTTTACATTGTACTAGGCAAGGAGCAAGAGGCTCGAAAAA GTCTGCATCGTCTAAAGGGAGCATATGATCCAACTCCTGATCtggaagagatgaggagagagaaagaggaggcagacaAGGAGGCCAAGATCTCTATCCTTTCTTTG ATCCGCTCGTCTGtgtacagacagcagctgcttgTTGCCCTCATGATGCACCTCTCCCAGCAGTTGTCTGGCATCAATGCG ATCTTTTATTACTCTACGGCTATCTTCGATCGGGCTGGTGTTGGTCAGCCAGTCTACGCCACCATAGGAGTCGGAGCCATTAACGCATTCTTCACCTTGGTGTCT GTTATGCTGGTGGACAAGGCTGGCAGGCGCACTCTGACTGTGGCTGGTCTGGCAGGGATGTGCTGTTGTGCAGTTGCCATGACAGTGGGCCTCAGATTCCAG AGTGAATATTCGTGGATGAGCTACGTCAGCATGTCAGCTATCTTCCTCTTTGTGAGTTTCTTTGAGATTGGTCCTGGTCCCATTCCGTGGTTCATAGTTGCTGAACTGTTCAGCCAGGGACCTCGGCCTGCGGCCATCGCTCTCTCTGGCTGCTGCAACTGGACCAGCAACTTCATCATCGGCATGACCTTTCCTTACATACAG gCTTGGCTGGATTGCTATGTCTTCATCCTTTTTGCTGTGCTGCTTCTCGGCTTCACTGTGTTTACTTATCTCCGGGTCCCTGAGACCAAGGGCAAAACGTTCGAGGAGATTGCTGCTGTCTTCCAAAAGGGACGCAAAAAGTTGGCACAGAGCCCCAAAGAAGCCACTGAACTGGAGCAGCTCAAAACATCCACAGATGCTTGA